A DNA window from Niabella yanshanensis contains the following coding sequences:
- a CDS encoding BatD family protein produces MKYLIFFIWILFFSVAHAQDEEYVSLQDRLKSNIFLKVEASNTDCFVGEPIIVIYKLYSALATESNIIKNPYFDGFDVRDLKGSSDHIASRETVDGVRFDVHTLLKLQLTPRRAGKLTLGALTVRNRVKLIDSRGNEDPILDGVEEGYTLNNGYFTLPVSSVPITVLVTALPGTAKPRTSSQPNGLVGDFKLDVQLSKKLLAPGEQAQLTIMLTGRGDFSNIEQPEIKWPDAADVLAAKVDEDKTQKQDGSGYKSFVIPFTINAPGKYTIPSIRFSFFDAQGGRYKTITNIPIELSVVSEGNTTGNIVDVSSEHGRPLYLWIGIPLLVLVVFVVIWSSRSKNKRKPVQSAPDKPGPAIEYRPAINSSISIEEALQPATEKMRETGSGFSESLKRGIIRYLQARWNLPENGYSSGYLQEAMVNNNLPATFQTELLQLLATIDMNIYSGGGTDTDRQGLLNEANRLLHQV; encoded by the coding sequence ATGAAGTACCTTATTTTCTTTATATGGATCTTGTTTTTTTCTGTTGCCCATGCGCAGGATGAGGAATATGTATCGCTACAGGACCGGTTAAAGAGTAATATCTTTTTAAAGGTGGAGGCCAGCAATACGGATTGCTTTGTAGGAGAGCCGATCATTGTAATCTATAAGCTCTACAGCGCATTGGCGACGGAATCGAACATCATTAAGAACCCTTACTTTGATGGGTTTGATGTGAGAGATCTCAAAGGCAGCTCAGATCATATTGCGTCCAGGGAAACAGTAGATGGCGTACGATTTGATGTACATACTTTACTGAAGCTTCAATTAACGCCAAGAAGAGCCGGCAAATTGACCCTGGGTGCGCTGACTGTAAGAAACCGGGTGAAACTGATAGATAGCCGTGGCAACGAAGATCCTATACTGGATGGTGTAGAAGAAGGATATACCCTGAATAATGGCTATTTTACATTGCCCGTATCGTCAGTGCCTATTACAGTGCTGGTAACCGCTTTGCCGGGAACTGCGAAACCCCGTACATCATCTCAGCCCAATGGTTTGGTAGGAGACTTTAAATTGGATGTACAGCTTTCTAAAAAATTATTAGCGCCGGGAGAGCAGGCGCAATTAACCATTATGCTTACCGGCAGGGGAGATTTCAGCAACATAGAACAACCCGAAATCAAGTGGCCCGATGCGGCTGATGTGTTGGCGGCTAAAGTGGATGAGGATAAAACGCAGAAGCAGGATGGAAGCGGCTATAAATCATTTGTTATCCCTTTTACAATAAATGCGCCGGGTAAATATACCATCCCTTCTATCCGTTTTTCATTTTTTGATGCACAGGGTGGCCGTTATAAAACGATTACCAATATACCAATCGAGCTGAGTGTGGTGAGCGAGGGAAACACTACAGGCAATATTGTAGACGTTTCCAGTGAGCATGGCCGCCCCTTATACCTTTGGATAGGTATACCGTTATTGGTATTGGTTGTTTTTGTCGTTATATGGAGTAGTCGGTCAAAGAATAAAAGAAAACCGGTTCAATCTGCCCCGGATAAGCCCGGGCCGGCCATTGAATACAGGCCGGCTATTAACAGCTCTATTTCAATAGAAGAAGCGCTGCAACCAGCTACCGAAAAAATGAGGGAAACGGGAAGTGGCTTTAGCGAATCATTGAAGCGGGGTATAATACGATACCTGCAGGCGCGGTGGAACTTACCGGAAAACGGGTATAGCAGTGGGTATTTGCAAGAGGCGATGGTTAACAATAATCTTCCTGCCACCTTTCAAACAGAGTTGCTACAACTACTGGCAACTATAGATATGAATATTTACAGCGGAGGAGGAACCGATACCGACCGGCAGGGTCTGTTAAATGAGGCAAACCGGTTACTACATCAAGTATAG
- a CDS encoding DUF3817 domain-containing protein yields the protein MSAALKDLKIFMKIAFLEGISYLLLLLIAMPLKYLADIPEGVKYIGWAHGVLFVLFCIYLLKVWIGLKWSFGKAFLAFVASLLPFGTFILDARLKKEYPQVNAQ from the coding sequence ATGAGCGCAGCACTAAAGGATCTTAAGATCTTCATGAAAATTGCTTTCCTGGAAGGCATTTCTTATCTGTTATTATTGTTAATAGCCATGCCTTTGAAATACCTGGCTGATATTCCGGAAGGTGTAAAATATATAGGCTGGGCGCATGGTGTTCTGTTTGTTCTTTTTTGCATCTACCTGCTGAAAGTATGGATTGGCTTAAAATGGAGCTTTGGTAAAGCTTTCTTAGCCTTCGTAGCATCGCTGCTTCCTTTCGGCACTTTTATTTTAGATGCCCGTTTAAAAAAGGAGTACCCACAGGTAAACGCGCAATAA
- a CDS encoding twin-arginine translocation signal domain-containing protein, protein MSALQASRRGFLGNLAILTAGVALGSNAAGLFTDNSFVSDLKRHWEDFCRRRSAKAYPGMLKAKKEIVACQGHQPREGQLVYFPEDNIVAEPIWIYWAANKNKPSDVIINLYKEGVAMGTLNQFEMKALCETKELSNCLAAFFQVNNDGARLYSAQTTIGTHNHITTQFKVLKSASMLV, encoded by the coding sequence GTGAGTGCACTGCAAGCAAGCCGGAGAGGTTTTTTAGGTAACCTGGCCATTCTAACAGCAGGGGTAGCCCTCGGGAGTAATGCTGCCGGTCTGTTTACCGATAATAGCTTTGTCTCAGATTTAAAAAGGCACTGGGAGGACTTCTGCCGGCGCCGATCCGCCAAAGCCTACCCGGGTATGTTAAAAGCAAAAAAGGAAATTGTAGCCTGTCAGGGGCATCAGCCTCGTGAAGGGCAATTAGTATACTTTCCCGAAGATAATATAGTTGCAGAACCGATATGGATCTATTGGGCTGCTAACAAAAACAAACCTTCAGACGTAATTATAAACTTGTACAAAGAAGGTGTTGCGATGGGTACGCTGAATCAATTTGAAATGAAGGCTCTCTGTGAAACAAAAGAGTTGTCTAATTGCTTAGCTGCCTTTTTTCAGGTAAATAATGACGGAGCCCGGTTATATTCTGCCCAAACCACTATCGGTACTCACAATCACATTACTACTCAATTTAAAGTTTTGAAATCGGCAAGTATGCTGGTATAA
- a CDS encoding SDR family oxidoreductase, producing the protein MKTVVITGASRGIGFAIAEIFAQNGYNLLLTSRSDMNLYKAMEKLQTKYDTIEIRAKAFDLSVKEQASAFGAWCLQHATPQILVNNTGNFEPGNIGDEADGALERQIATNLYSAYHVTRALLPAMKEEKRGHIFNICSIASLKAYPNGGAYSISKYALHGFSTNLREELKTEGIKVTSVFPGAVLTDSWEGFDNSARRIMEVTDVAEMIWAASKLSFAACVEDIMLRPQLGDL; encoded by the coding sequence ATGAAGACTGTAGTAATTACCGGAGCATCAAGGGGAATAGGCTTTGCCATTGCTGAAATATTTGCCCAAAACGGATACAACCTCCTGCTTACTTCGCGCAGTGATATGAATTTATATAAGGCAATGGAAAAGTTGCAGACAAAATATGATACCATCGAGATCAGGGCGAAAGCGTTTGATTTATCTGTAAAAGAACAGGCCTCCGCTTTTGGAGCCTGGTGCCTGCAACATGCAACTCCCCAAATATTAGTAAACAATACCGGCAATTTTGAGCCCGGCAATATTGGCGATGAAGCAGATGGGGCATTGGAGAGACAGATAGCCACCAATCTGTATAGCGCCTACCATGTAACCCGGGCATTATTACCAGCCATGAAAGAAGAAAAAAGAGGACATATCTTTAATATCTGTTCGATTGCATCTTTGAAAGCCTATCCTAACGGAGGCGCTTACAGCATTAGTAAATATGCGCTGCATGGTTTTAGCACTAATCTCCGGGAAGAGTTAAAGACTGAAGGCATTAAAGTAACATCGGTATTTCCCGGCGCTGTATTAACAGACTCCTGGGAGGGATTTGACAATAGCGCCAGGCGCATTATGGAAGTCACCGATGTTGCAGAAATGATATGGGCAGCATCTAAACTTTCGTTTGCTGCCTGCGTGGAAGATATTATGTTACGACCTCAGCTGGGAGACCTGTAG